From the genome of Dryobates pubescens isolate bDryPub1 chromosome 5, bDryPub1.pri, whole genome shotgun sequence, one region includes:
- the FAM181A gene encoding protein FAM181A, with amino-acid sequence MASDSEVKTLLNFVNLASSDIKAALDKSAPCRRSVDHRKYLQKQLKRFSQKYSRIPRCHPSKTPECGWRRGAEDRGRGPQPETPDLSSHGGAAAEKMLQTAEVEDSLTGEHVLQEQNPEAARPDQVPMRKRQLPASFWEEPRPAQSLPTRAFPSGPEGHPAPRDPPSYEGKKSKQSADTAGPESSPEPAPHAGEKDPAGVLSGQVGAWTCCPFPCPGPGVYQPPGALPPSPFPGLGLWRKSAATMPVEMPHFCKEADGMGQKLYRPVVLKPIPTKPTVAPPIFNVFSYL; translated from the coding sequence ATGGCATCAGACAGCGAGGTAAAAACCCTACTGAACTTTGTCAACCTGGCCTCCAGTGATATCAAAGCGGCTCTGGATAAATCGGCTCCCTGTCGCCGGTCAGTTGACCACAGAAAATACTTGCAAAAGCAGCTCAAGCGCTTCTCTCAGAAGTACTCTCGGATTCCACGATGCCACCCCAGCAAAACCCCTGAGTGTGGCTGGCGCAGGGGGGCAGAGGACCGGGGCCGTGGCCCCCAGCCTGAGACACCTGACCTCAGTTCCCAtggtggggctgctgctgagaagaTGCTGCAGACAGCTGAGGTGGAGGACAGTCTCACCGGGGAACATGTTTTGCAGGAGCAAAATCCGGAGGCCGCCAGACCGGATCAGGTGCCCATGAGGAAGCgacagctccctgcctccttctgggaagagccaaggccagcccagagcctgccaaCCAGGGCCTTTCCCTCTGGCCCTGAGGGGCACCCAGCCCCTAGAGACCCTCCTTCCTatgaggggaagaaaagcaaacagagcGCAGATACTGCTGGCCCAGAgagctcccctgagcctgccccacatgctggggagaaggaccctGCTGGGGTCCTCTCAGGCCAGGTGGGTGCATggacctgctgccccttcccctgccctgggccaggggTCTATCAGCCCCCAGGTGCACTTCCACCCTCACCCTTCCCAGggctgggtctgtggaggaagagtGCAGCCACGATGCCCGTGGAGATGCCACATTTCTGCAAGGAGGCTGACGGCATGGGGCAGAAACTCTACCGACCTGTGGTTTTGAAACCCATCCCCACTAAACCCACTGTTGCCCCACCAATATTCAACGTTTTCAGCTATCTTTAG